The genomic stretch CGCCCGGGCGCCCGAGCCGAACGCCCACAAGCCCCACATCGTGTGGAAGAGGATCCCGTTCGGCCCGAAGCGCCGGCGCGAGATGGCCGCCTACTCCAAGCGGCACTACGGCACTCGCACCTGGCGGCTCCGCCATCCCCACGTGATCGTGGAGCACTTCACCGGAGGCACTTCCTTCTCGTCGGCCTGGAACACCTTCGCCGCCAACGGGCCCGACCTGGGTGAGCTCCCCGGCACCTGCGCCCACTTCATCATCGACACCGATGGGACCATCTACCAGCTGGTTCCGCTCGGGATCCGGTGCCGCCACACGGTCGGCCTGAACTACACCGCCATCGGGATCGAGGACGTCGGGCAGAGCGACGGCCAGATCCTCGAGGATCCGAAGCAGATCTCCGCCTCGTACCG from Actinomycetota bacterium encodes the following:
- a CDS encoding N-acetylmuramoyl-L-alanine amidase gives rise to the protein MRRRLAAALAAVAVAAVISPTAMAHAAHAAHAAHAARAPEPNAHKPHIVWKRIPFGPKRRREMAAYSKRHYGTRTWRLRHPHVIVEHFTGGTSFSSAWNTFAANGPDLGELPGTCAHFIIDTDGTIYQLVPLGIRCRHTVGLNYTAIGIEDVGQSDGQILEDPKQISASYRLTLWLVQRFHIQLRNVIGHNESLISPYHKERYASWRCQTHSDWNHHDMQRYRKHLKVLARRHHVPIGPPPDWVDPHC